In one window of Gossypium hirsutum isolate 1008001.06 chromosome A01, Gossypium_hirsutum_v2.1, whole genome shotgun sequence DNA:
- the LOC107961199 gene encoding uncharacterized protein → MSSEAAEIMEKLKDKKAEYEATASTDRSVNFEDIDNRIINEVLGPERYGRVRFQGSGVNPTQYFGSTSHQYMPSGSQSQAEVQRLKDQIVQIQASTDEQIS, encoded by the exons ATGTCATCTgaggctgcagaaattatg gagaaactaaaagatAAGAAGGCAGAGTATGAAGCGACTGCTTCGACTGATCGTTCTGTTAATTTTGAGgatattgataacagaattattaatgaagttttgggtcctgaaaggtatggtcgggttagatttcaaggatctggtgttaacccgacccaatattttggatccacctcgcaccaatacatgccttccgggagtcaaagtcaagctgaagttcagaggttaaaagatcagatagttcagatacaagctagcacagatgagcaaatttcttag